CATTGGCCAAGCGCACTGAACAGCAGGCCGCCTCGCTAGAGGAGACTGCCGCTGCGCTGGAGCAGATCACTTCCAACGTGCAAGCAACGTCGAAGCGAACTGGCGAAGCCCGCAATCTGGTGCGCAATGCCCGCCAGCATGCCGAACATTCGGCGACCGTGGTCAACAATGCCGTCTCCGCCATGGAGCGGATCGAGGATGCTTCGCGCAAGATCACCCAGATCATCAGCGTGATCGACGAGATCGCCTTCCAGACCAACCTTCTGGCCTTGAATGCGGGGGTCGAGGCCGCCCGCGCTGGTGAAGCAGGCAAGGGCTTTGCGGTCGTTGCCCAGGAAGTGCGCGAATTGGCGCAACGTTCCGCCAATGCCGCCAAGGAAATCAAGTCGCTGATCGGCAATTCGGAAGCGGCTGTCAGCGAAGGCGTCAAGCTGGTCAACGATACTGGCGAAGGCCTAACGACCATTTCCAAGGTGGTCGAGGACATGAACCAGCATATGGATGCCATTGCGACGGCAGCCCAGGAACAGGCCAGCGGTTTGGCGGAGGTCAATACCGCCGTCAACCATATGGATCAGGCGACTCAGCAGAATGCCGCCATGGTGGAAGAAATGAATGCCGCCGGGGCTGGTCTCAATCAGGAAAGCCGTCGCCTTTCGGATCTGCTCGCGCAATTTAGAACCGGAAACGATGTCGCCCAGCCAGTACGCTCAGCCCAGGCCTCGCCTGCTCCCAGAGCGCAGGCCCCGCGCAGAGCCCAGCAGTCTGTTCCGGTCAGCCATGGCAACGCCGCCGTCAGCCGCGACAATTGGGAGGAGTTCTGATTTTCGCCAGTGATGCCAGGCTCTCTTCTGCCTGATCGATAGACTTATACCAAGAGCCATTGACGCATTTGAGATATTCGAAACTCTTGTCAGGCGAGGATGCCTTAGCATCTTCGAGCCTTGGTTAATAAAAAAAGCGCCGTGCGTTTCTGACGTGCGGCGCTTTTCATTTAAGACTATATTGCATATCCGCACTTGGCTATCGAAGCGCAAGCAAACAGGACCATGCAAATCAGGCTCAGGCAATCAGGCCTGGGCAATCATGGCAGGAGCGATGGACCCTTCGGGAAGTCATCGGCCGAAATGAACCCATCCTTATTGGTATCCAGACGGGTGAACAGCTTATCGAGCGCCGCGTCGGCTTCGGCCTTGCTGATCTGGCCGTTTTCATCGGTGTCAACCTTCTCCAGCAGGCGCATAGCACCCATTGGGCCGCCCATCGGCCCCATCGCCATCATCGGGCGATGGCCATTCGGACCCCTGGGTCCACCCATTCGCTCACCCTCAGGACCGCGTTCCTTCGCCCAGCGTTCAGGCCCTGGACGGTTCGGACCGCAATCGGCCATGCCCTCATCGGGCGCTCCCATCGCATCGTCTTCAGCACCGGCGCCACCTGGCGGCGGCGGGGGGGGCGCCTTATCCGTGGCCTCGTCAGGCTTTGGCCCGTTAGGATCTGCTGGCGCAGCACCTTCAGGCGCCGGAGGCTTCGGCATCTCGGCACGCATGGCCTCCATGCGCGCTTCATGGAACTTGCGCAATTCACCTGGCGTCAGAACGCCATCCTTGTCGGTATCGATGGCCGCAAACAGCTTGTCTTCAGCAGCCTTGGCCTCTTCCTTGGAAATCTTACCGTCCTTGTTGGTGTCGAATTGCTGAAGGGCAAAGATGAACATCGCTGCCGGTCCATGCATCATCATTGGCCGGGGACCGCAGGCGTCGCGCATCTCATCAGGCCGTGGCGGGGGTGGAGGTGGAGCCTTACCGTCTTTAGCAAATACGGCACCGGATGACGCGCTGACCAGCAGGGTAGCCGCCAGGGCCGCAATGGTCGTTTTCTTCGCACTCATGGAGTTTCCTTTCCTCGGTGCCACATCGTTTCAAGACCGGAAATCGGTTCTGTGATCGAACGATGCAGCCGTATAAACGTTGCAGAAGACCATTGGCCTGAGGCAGACGATGTTCTGCAATATCGAGAGGATAGGCACTCGCCCCTGTGGCGGCCACTTAAGGTTCTGTAATGCTGGTTACTTTTTCGTAATGTTGTACTTCATAACGATCTATGAGCTGTCTGGCTGACTCTGCACCTGAAACTCTCCAGCTGCCAAAAGAGAGGCAAGAAAGCCAGCCAGATCGTCGGTGGCATAATCAACATGCGCATGGCCTTCGTCACTATCCATCCGCTCCCAGCTTTCCAGCACCACGGCTTCCAGATTGCGCGGCACGAGCAGCACGGTTTTCATGCCCAAGGCCTTCGGCACGACGAGATTGCGCGGCAGATCCTCGAACATCGCTGCCTGCCCGGCATCGATCTGCTTCAGCCGGGTGAATGTGTCATAGGTCTGGCTGGCCGGTTTCGGCAGATAGGCCGCAGCAACGATATCGAAAATGTCGTCGAAATGATCGAGAATGCCGAGCGCCCTCGCCGCCGCCTCGGCATGGTCCACCGTGCCATTGGTGAAAATAAACTTTCGCCCCGGCAGAGCCTTGATCGCCTCGCCCAGAGCCACATCCGGCAACAGGGCAGAATAGTCGATGGCATGGGCCTTTTCCAGGAAATCGTTCGGATCGACGCCGTGATGAGCCATCAAGCCTGCTAATGTCGTACCATGCT
This region of Agrobacterium vitis genomic DNA includes:
- a CDS encoding EF-hand domain-containing protein, whose amino-acid sequence is MSAKKTTIAALAATLLVSASSGAVFAKDGKAPPPPPPRPDEMRDACGPRPMMMHGPAAMFIFALQQFDTNKDGKISKEEAKAAEDKLFAAIDTDKDGVLTPGELRKFHEARMEAMRAEMPKPPAPEGAAPADPNGPKPDEATDKAPPPPPPGGAGAEDDAMGAPDEGMADCGPNRPGPERWAKERGPEGERMGGPRGPNGHRPMMAMGPMGGPMGAMRLLEKVDTDENGQISKAEADAALDKLFTRLDTNKDGFISADDFPKGPSLLP
- a CDS encoding pyrimidine 5'-nucleotidase produces the protein MSTPKTSPEPADFTHVRDWVFDLDNTLYPHHINLFAQIDRNMTAYVADLLQMEPDDARILQKRYYHEHGTTLAGLMAHHGVDPNDFLEKAHAIDYSALLPDVALGEAIKALPGRKFIFTNGTVDHAEAAARALGILDHFDDIFDIVAAAYLPKPASQTYDTFTRLKQIDAGQAAMFEDLPRNLVVPKALGMKTVLLVPRNLEAVVLESWERMDSDEGHAHVDYATDDLAGFLASLLAAGEFQVQSQPDSS